One genomic window of Mucilaginibacter sp. SJ includes the following:
- a CDS encoding ABC transporter permease, with the protein MIKNYFKIAWRNIWKSKVFSAINIFGLAVGMAACIVITLFVYYEKSFDNLHTKNIYRLNEVQKFEGMGATQKVALSMFPMGPTLKADFPEIKNFTRVRWQQKFPLNNGLKRVYMPQVFFVDSVFLKMFDFKLLRGDRATALLKPRSVLLTEDAAKRMFGNDDPIGKTVTNYGQDTITYSVTGILANVPKNSQLQFDCLFSFSSIYKPWMFTNWGGNWLNTYLELAPGTNMAALEKKFPAYLQKYKGKDGPKNYELFLLSLKDVHANSADIGLDYINYQKFDKHITNLFTVIGIIVLVIACINFINLSTARSSERAKEVGVRKSIGAGRIQLAMQFLGETVLLSLIALVFACVLVTLAIPFINSLSQRDISLPLHDNKMLIAVMLVSTVLVGMISGIYPALFLSSFQPVKVLKGALTSAGGNKVPLRNILVVGQFTSAVILMVATVLVIRQLKFMQKKDPGFNRDQIVNVPLGLIPQNKYDLFKQELLSNSIVLGVTASQDILGSHLDQTGISFKLGDSPLRQLTSTLLVVDNNYLDLYKIKLLMGKNFSTDTSAVWKQYIINEALAKELLKDHKGKNMESLLGQRFGFDSLGVITGIAKDFNFNSLHYKIETLFLVNGKGFNQMSVKVNGGRAKDAVAFIQSTWQKEFPGIPFEYQFLDDHFKEVYSVDNQVSTVVSILAGLIIIISCLGLFGLASYSAEKRVKEIGVRKVLGASVQNILLLLSGHFVKLVLIANVIAWPIAFYAMNKWLQDFAYRIDISWWIFGMAGFTSLVIAFATVSFQAIKAAIANPVKSLRSE; encoded by the coding sequence ATGATAAAAAATTACTTTAAAATCGCCTGGCGGAATATCTGGAAAAGCAAGGTTTTTTCGGCCATCAACATTTTTGGGCTGGCTGTGGGTATGGCGGCCTGCATTGTGATCACGCTTTTTGTTTATTATGAAAAAAGCTTTGATAACCTGCATACAAAAAATATCTATCGCTTAAACGAGGTGCAAAAGTTTGAGGGAATGGGCGCCACGCAAAAAGTAGCCTTATCTATGTTCCCTATGGGCCCGACGCTTAAGGCCGATTTCCCGGAAATAAAAAACTTCACGCGTGTGCGCTGGCAGCAAAAATTTCCGCTCAACAACGGGCTTAAACGCGTGTATATGCCGCAGGTGTTCTTTGTGGATTCGGTTTTTTTGAAGATGTTTGATTTCAAGCTATTAAGAGGTGACAGGGCGACCGCTTTGCTAAAGCCGCGAAGTGTTTTATTAACCGAAGATGCAGCCAAGCGTATGTTTGGTAATGACGACCCGATAGGTAAAACCGTGACCAATTACGGGCAGGATACCATAACTTATTCGGTTACCGGCATATTGGCCAACGTGCCTAAAAACTCACAGCTACAGTTTGATTGTTTATTTTCATTCAGCAGTATTTATAAACCCTGGATGTTTACCAATTGGGGCGGCAACTGGTTAAATACTTATCTTGAATTGGCACCGGGCACTAATATGGCGGCACTTGAAAAGAAGTTCCCGGCCTATCTTCAAAAATATAAAGGTAAAGATGGTCCTAAAAATTACGAGCTCTTCCTGTTGTCCCTGAAAGATGTTCACGCAAACTCGGCCGATATAGGGTTGGACTATATCAATTATCAAAAATTTGATAAACATATCACCAACCTGTTTACAGTTATAGGGATCATTGTTTTGGTAATAGCCTGTATTAATTTCATTAACCTTTCAACCGCGCGGTCGTCGGAGCGGGCAAAAGAGGTTGGCGTACGTAAGTCTATTGGGGCAGGGCGTATTCAGCTGGCCATGCAATTTTTGGGTGAAACGGTGTTACTTTCTCTGATAGCTTTAGTTTTTGCCTGTGTTTTGGTGACCCTTGCTATTCCTTTTATCAATAGTTTAAGCCAGCGTGATATCAGTTTGCCGTTGCATGATAATAAAATGCTTATCGCAGTGATGTTAGTAAGCACAGTGCTTGTCGGCATGATATCCGGTATATATCCTGCACTCTTTCTGTCGTCATTTCAGCCGGTCAAGGTATTAAAAGGGGCTTTAACTTCAGCAGGAGGCAATAAGGTGCCGCTGCGTAATATTTTGGTTGTTGGCCAGTTTACGAGTGCTGTGATTTTAATGGTAGCTACCGTTTTGGTTATCAGGCAGCTTAAGTTTATGCAAAAAAAGGATCCCGGTTTTAACCGCGATCAGATTGTTAACGTTCCCTTAGGTTTGATTCCGCAAAATAAGTATGATCTGTTTAAGCAGGAATTACTCTCCAATTCAATAGTGCTGGGAGTTACCGCATCGCAGGATATTTTAGGCAGTCATCTCGATCAAACAGGGATCTCATTTAAACTGGGCGATTCGCCTTTGCGTCAGCTTACGTCAACATTGTTGGTGGTTGATAATAATTACCTCGATCTGTATAAGATCAAGCTGCTGATGGGAAAGAATTTTTCTACCGATACTTCGGCCGTTTGGAAACAGTATATCATTAATGAAGCGCTGGCTAAGGAACTGCTGAAAGATCATAAAGGAAAAAATATGGAATCATTACTGGGGCAAAGGTTTGGTTTTGATTCGTTGGGTGTGATTACCGGAATAGCCAAAGATTTCAATTTCAATTCCCTGCATTATAAAATTGAAACGCTGTTCCTGGTAAACGGTAAGGGGTTCAACCAAATGTCGGTTAAGGTCAACGGCGGCAGGGCTAAAGATGCTGTTGCATTTATCCAATCAACCTGGCAAAAGGAATTTCCGGGGATACCCTTTGAATACCAGTTTCTTGACGATCATTTTAAAGAAGTTTACAGTGTTGACAATCAGGTAAGCACTGTAGTAAGTATTTTAGCTGGGTTGATCATCATTATATCCTGTTTGGGATTATTCGGATTGGCATCATATTCGGCCGAGAAACGGGTTAAGGAAATAGGGGTACGCAAGGTGCTTGGTGCATCGGTACAAAATATATTACTGCTGCTTTCGGGCCATTTTGTAAAATTGGTGCTCATTGCCAACGTTATAGCATGGCCGATAGCGTTTTATGCCATGAATAAATGGCTGCAGGATTTTGCTTATCGCATTGATATTAGCTGGTGGATATTTGGCATGGCTGGTTTTACATCACTGGTTATAGCTTTTGCTACTGTAAGCTTCCAGGCCATTAAGGCAGCAATTGCTAATCCGGTTAAGAGCTTGCGTTCCGAATGA